The following coding sequences are from one Rutidosis leptorrhynchoides isolate AG116_Rl617_1_P2 chromosome 11, CSIRO_AGI_Rlap_v1, whole genome shotgun sequence window:
- the LOC139875790 gene encoding uncharacterized protein encodes MPPPNTEEFDMFNYGVENVRSFVQHCRPVIIVDGAHLKAGYSGTNLVAVAMDGNNGILPLAYGIGGGETNELTFISDRAASIAHGVSTVFPEAFHCFCARHLFGSIKTKSNKFKYFEWHYWKMVKAYRGSDFEDHLSVFRRRLRASYNYLEQVGFHKWSRSRAEHVRYSYLTSNNVESVNALSKHARKLPSVSLTSTVTPYAERKLGKRTRKSRRWQAIPSTNNLIEVRDGRKNGMVNLDDKVCSCGQWQLSGIPCEWSYPSPGILQIVNPPIKEKRAPGRPKSTKRIPSKGEDTEKIVRTCTRCKEPGHGRDTCTASYDRTGESTSKRVVKTSAPKSKKGKEKATDAEAFKAYQSQFYATCNLGSDN; translated from the exons ATGCCACCTCCAAACACTGAAGAGTTTGATATGTTTAACTATGGTGttgaaaac GTTCGatcatttgttcaacattgtcGCCCGGTAATCATCGTCGATGGTGCGCATTTGAAGGCAGGGTACTCGGGGACAAATTTAGTTGCcgttgcgatggatggcaataatggaattcTGCCATTGGCCTACGGAATTGGTGGcggcgagacaaacgag cttacttttatttctgatcgtgctgctTCAATAGCACATGGTGTTTCAACTGTGTTTCCTGAAGCCTTTCACTGTTTTTGCGCACGTCATTTGTTTGGAAGCATCAAGACTAAAtctaacaaattcaaatattttgaatggcattatTGGAAAATGGTGAAAGCTTACCGTGGGTCGGATTTTGAGGATCATCTTAGTGTATTTCGAAGAAGATTGAGAGCGTCTTACAATTATTTAGAACAAGTTGGTTTCCACAAATGGTCCAGAAGTAGAGCTgaacatgttaggtattcataccttactagcaacaaTGTAGAGTCTGTTAACGCACTATCCAAACATGCTCGAAAACTACCT tcggttagtcttacttcaacggTTACCCCATATGCTGAACGTAAACTAGGCAAGAGGACGAGAAAATCTAGAAGATGGCaagcaattccatcgacaaacaatctaatagaaGTGCGAGATGGCAGAAAAAATGGAATGGTTAATCTCGACGATAAAGTATGTTCATGTGGGCAGTGGCAGTTATCGGGGATACCTTGCG AATGGTCGTATCCGTCGCCCGGCATTTTACAAATTGTAAACCCTCCCATTAAGGAGAAAAGAGCCCCTGGACGCCCTAAAAGTACAAAACGTATTCCGTCGAAGGGTGAAGATACTGAAAAAATCGTAAGAACTTGCactcgttgcaaagaaccaggtcacGGTAGGGATACGTGCACAGCTTCTTATGACCGAACAGGTGAATCAACTTCTAAAAGAGTAGTAAAAACATCGGCCCCAAAATCGAAGAAGGGTAAGGAGAAGGCCACAGATGCTGAAGCTTTTAAGGCAtatcagtctcagttttatgcAACGTGCAATTTAGGGAGCGATAATTAG
- the LOC139875791 gene encoding protein SOSEKI 3-like — MEQNRSRKVPVVYYLYRNRQLEHPHFIEVSPVSPDGLYLKDVIEKFDALRGRGMASMYSWSCKRSYKNAFVWNDLGEDDLIIPVHENEYVLKGSELLGLQNNMFSYVCLLAPPRNINLHNMKQLAELHSSITRDCRETKNLNDDDKDACQSLTKYTIYKTNSLVDSSTQTEEYVEVKKTREACTTSVLVDNVDVESITNESRSSCSSLGKTDTLESLMNADGSKLTTSIKWEDAKSENEEEKRQKLSNAKLSASNKLLKLISCGSFSTQDYDFGRTSSCRIRSLDSNFSGALNCLSEDKQYFSGSLVDTKLVNKEDFGSLKRSSSYSTSRSNKCDSVLNRTKCISRSIKGSLIKNSRSTSLRFFEHSNNSCIVSPCPSNNGSNRITVTKQPSNETESSNNDKENVIKIEERLSSGARVIIHFEENNAVNHAH; from the exons ATGGAGCAAAACCGGAGTCGAAAAGTGCCTGTGGTTTATTATCTTTATCGAAATCGACAACTCGAACACCCGCATTTTATCGAAGTCTCGCCCGTTTCACCGGATGGTTTATACTTAAAAG ATGTGATTGAAAAGTTTGATGCTTTGAGAGGAAGAGGCATGGCTTCAATGTATTCATGGTCTTGCAAGAG AAGCTACAAGAATGCCTTTGTATGGAATGATCTTGGTGAAGATGACTTAATTATTCCTGTTCATGAGAATGAATATGTTCTAAAAGGCTCTGAGCTACTTGGATTACAAAACAATATGTTCtcgtatgtat GTCTTCTTGCTCCTCCTAGAAACATAAATTTGCACAACATGAAACAATTAGCCGAATTACATTCATCGATAACTCGAGATTGTAGAGAGACTAAAAActtaaatgatgatgataaagacgcTTGTCAAAGTTTGACAAAATACACAATCTACAAGACTAATTCCCTTGTTGATTCTTCAACACAAACCGAAGAATATGTAGAAGTTAAAAAAACTCGAGAAGCATGTACAACAAGTGTTTTGGTTGATAATGTCGATGTAGAATCAATAACTAACGAATCCCGTTCGTCATGTTCATCTTTGGGCAAAACCGACACATTAGAATCCCTGATGAATGCTGATGGTAGCAAGTTGACGACTTCTATAAAATGGGAAGATGCAAAAagtgaaaatgaagaagaaaaacgTCAAAAGTTAAGTAACGCGAAGCTTAGTGCTTCGAATAAGCTATTGAAATTGATCTCATGTGGGTCATTTTCGACTCAAGATTATGACTTTGGTCGAACTTCGTCTTGTAGAATTAGATCGTTAGATTCAAACTTTTCGGGGGCACTAAATTGCTTGTCGGAAGATAAACAATACTTTAGTGGAAGTTTAGTGGATACGAAATTGGTCAACAAAGAAGATTTTGGTAGTTTAAAACGATCTTCTTCTTATAGTACTAGTAGAAGCAATAAGTGTGATTCAGTGTTGAACCGAACAAAGTGCATATCAAGATCAATCAAGGGTTCGTTGATAAAGAATTCAAGAAGTACGTCGTTGAGATTCTTTGAACATTCTAATAATTCATGCATTGTATCACCTTGTCCATCAAATAACGGTAGCAACAGGATCACTGTTACCAAACAACCATCCAATGAAACTGAATCGTCTAACAACGATAAAGAAAACGTGATCAAAATCGAAGAA AGACTTTCTTCAGGAGCTAGAGTCATCATCCACTTTGAAGAGAATAATGCCGTAAATCATGCTCATTGA